One Gloeobacter morelensis MG652769 DNA window includes the following coding sequences:
- the rpsL gene encoding 30S ribosomal protein S12, with product MPTIAQLIRHERGIAQRKTKSPALKACPQRRGVCTRVYTTTPKKPNSALRKVARVRLTSGFEVTAYIPGVGHNLQEHSVVMIRGGRVKDLPGVRYHIIRGTLDTAGVKNRMQSRSKYGTKRPKPGQAAAPAGKKR from the coding sequence ATGCCCACGATTGCCCAGCTCATTCGCCATGAGCGCGGGATCGCCCAGCGCAAAACCAAGTCGCCGGCCCTCAAAGCCTGCCCCCAGCGGCGCGGGGTGTGCACGCGCGTGTACACCACCACGCCCAAAAAGCCCAACTCGGCCCTGCGCAAGGTAGCCCGCGTCCGCCTGACCAGCGGTTTTGAAGTGACGGCGTACATTCCGGGCGTCGGTCACAACCTGCAGGAGCACTCCGTGGTAATGATCCGCGGCGGTCGCGTCAAGGACTTGCCCGGTGTCCGCTATCACATCATCCGCGGCACCCTCGACACTGCTGGGGTCAAAAACCGTATGCAGAGCCGCTCCAAATACGGAACCAAGCGTCCCAAACCGGGACAGGCTGCTGCTCCCGCCGGTAAGAAACGTTAA
- the rpsG gene encoding 30S ribosomal protein S7, with amino-acid sequence MSRRTRAILRPVTADPLYASRLVTMMTNKLMKEGKKATAERILYSALERVQERTGREPLDVFNQAVLNCTPRIEVKARRVGGATYQVPMEVRQERGTSLALRWLVQFSRKRSGKSMVDKLSNELMDAANDTGSAVRKREETHRMAEANKAFAHYRY; translated from the coding sequence ATGTCCCGCCGTACCCGCGCCATACTGCGTCCTGTCACCGCCGATCCGCTCTACGCATCCAGGCTGGTGACGATGATGACCAACAAGCTGATGAAGGAAGGCAAAAAGGCCACCGCCGAGCGCATCCTCTACTCGGCGCTCGAACGCGTGCAGGAGCGCACCGGGCGCGAGCCGCTCGATGTGTTTAACCAGGCGGTGCTCAACTGCACCCCCCGCATCGAGGTCAAGGCTCGCCGCGTCGGCGGGGCGACTTACCAGGTGCCCATGGAGGTGCGCCAGGAGCGCGGCACTTCCCTGGCCCTGCGCTGGTTGGTGCAGTTCTCCCGCAAGCGCTCGGGCAAGAGCATGGTCGACAAGCTTTCCAACGAGCTGATGGACGCCGCCAACGACACCGGCTCGGCGGTGCGCAAGCGCGAAGAAACGCACCGCATGGCCGAGGCCAACAAAGCCTTTGCCCACTATCGTTACTAA
- the fusA gene encoding elongation factor G: MARNIPLERVRNIGIAAHIDAGKTTTTERILFYSGVIHKIGEVHEGNTVTDWMAQERERGITITAAAITTAWTRRDPENPTQPLPGALEHKINIIDTPGHVDFTIEVERSMRVLDGVITVLCSVGGVQPQTETVWRQANRYNVPRFIFVNKMDRTGANFYKVYSQVRDRLRANAVPIQLPIGAEDTLSGIVDLVGMKAYVYGNDIGTDIRVEAIPADMEELVQEYRAKLIEAVSETDDVLLEKYFGGEELSEAEIKAALRKGTVANTIVPMLCGSAFKNKGVQQMLDAVLDYLPSPIDIPPIKGLLPNGTEVERSADDSQPLSALAFKIMADPYGRLTFVRVYSGVLQKGSYALNASKDKKERISRLIVLKADDRIEVDELRAGDLGAVVGLKDTFTGDTLCTEDSPVILESLFIPEPVISVAIEPKTKADLDKLSKALQSLSEEDPTFRVHVDQETNQTIIAGMGELHLEILVDRMLREFKVEANVGAPQVAYRETIRKAVNNVEGLYKRQTGGKGQYGHVVINLEPGEPGTGFEFVSKIVGGVVPKEYIGPAEQGMKERCESGVIAGYPLIDVKVTMVDGSYHDVDSSEMAFKIAGSLALREAAQKAQPVLLEPMMKVEVEVSGDFLGDVMGDLNARRGQIESMDTEGGVSKVTSRVPLAEMFGYATDIRSKTQGRGTFSMEFSHYEEVPRNVAETIIAKNKGNA; this comes from the coding sequence GTGGCACGCAACATTCCCCTGGAGCGGGTACGCAACATCGGCATCGCGGCGCACATCGATGCTGGCAAGACTACCACGACCGAGCGCATTCTGTTCTACTCCGGGGTGATCCACAAGATTGGCGAGGTGCACGAGGGCAACACCGTTACCGACTGGATGGCCCAGGAGCGCGAGCGCGGCATCACGATCACCGCGGCGGCGATCACCACCGCCTGGACCCGCCGTGACCCCGAAAATCCCACCCAGCCGCTGCCCGGTGCCCTTGAGCACAAGATCAACATCATCGACACCCCCGGCCACGTCGACTTCACCATCGAAGTCGAGCGCTCGATGCGCGTGCTCGATGGGGTGATCACGGTGCTGTGCTCGGTGGGTGGCGTGCAACCCCAGACCGAGACCGTCTGGCGCCAGGCAAACCGCTACAACGTGCCGCGCTTTATCTTCGTCAACAAGATGGATCGCACCGGTGCCAATTTCTACAAGGTCTACAGCCAGGTGCGCGACCGGCTGCGGGCCAATGCCGTGCCCATTCAGTTACCCATCGGCGCCGAGGACACCCTAAGCGGCATCGTCGATCTGGTGGGCATGAAGGCCTACGTCTACGGCAACGACATCGGCACCGACATTCGGGTCGAAGCGATCCCCGCAGACATGGAGGAACTGGTGCAGGAGTACCGCGCCAAGCTCATCGAAGCGGTCTCGGAGACCGACGATGTCTTGCTTGAGAAGTACTTTGGCGGCGAAGAGCTTAGCGAAGCTGAGATCAAGGCCGCTCTGCGCAAAGGCACCGTCGCCAACACGATCGTGCCGATGCTCTGCGGCTCAGCTTTCAAGAACAAAGGCGTGCAGCAGATGCTCGATGCGGTGCTCGACTATCTGCCCTCGCCCATCGACATCCCGCCCATCAAAGGCCTGCTGCCCAACGGTACCGAGGTCGAGCGCAGCGCCGACGACAGCCAGCCGCTTTCAGCCCTGGCCTTCAAGATCATGGCCGACCCCTACGGACGGCTCACCTTCGTGCGCGTCTACTCGGGTGTGCTGCAAAAAGGCAGCTACGCCCTCAACGCGAGTAAGGACAAGAAAGAGCGCATCTCGCGGCTTATCGTGCTGAAGGCGGACGATCGCATCGAGGTGGACGAGCTGCGCGCGGGCGACCTTGGCGCGGTGGTCGGCCTCAAGGACACCTTCACCGGCGACACGCTGTGCACCGAAGATTCGCCGGTCATCCTCGAATCGCTGTTTATTCCGGAACCGGTCATCTCGGTGGCCATCGAGCCCAAGACCAAGGCCGATCTCGATAAGCTTTCCAAGGCGCTGCAGTCGCTCTCCGAAGAAGACCCGACCTTCCGGGTCCACGTCGACCAGGAGACCAACCAGACGATTATTGCGGGGATGGGCGAACTGCACCTCGAGATCCTCGTGGACCGCATGCTGCGCGAGTTCAAGGTCGAGGCCAACGTCGGTGCGCCGCAGGTGGCCTACCGCGAGACGATTCGCAAAGCGGTCAACAATGTCGAGGGCCTCTACAAGCGTCAGACCGGCGGCAAGGGTCAGTACGGCCACGTCGTCATCAACCTCGAACCGGGTGAGCCGGGTACGGGTTTCGAGTTCGTCTCGAAGATTGTCGGCGGCGTGGTGCCCAAGGAGTACATCGGTCCGGCCGAGCAGGGCATGAAGGAGCGCTGCGAGTCGGGGGTGATCGCAGGCTACCCGCTCATCGATGTGAAGGTGACGATGGTGGATGGCTCCTACCACGACGTCGATTCCTCCGAAATGGCCTTCAAAATCGCCGGTTCGCTGGCGCTGCGGGAAGCGGCTCAAAAGGCGCAGCCTGTGCTGCTCGAACCGATGATGAAGGTCGAGGTCGAAGTGTCCGGCGACTTCCTGGGCGATGTGATGGGCGATCTGAACGCCCGCCGCGGTCAGATCGAGTCGATGGACACCGAAGGCGGCGTCTCGAAGGTCACCTCCCGGGTGCCCCTGGCCGAGATGTTCGGTTATGCCACCGACATCCGCTCCAAGACCCAGGGTCGTGGTACTTTCTCGATGGAGTTCAGCCATTACGAAGAAGTGCCGCGCAACGTCGCCGAGACGATCATCGCCAAAAACAAAGGGAACGCTTAA
- the tuf gene encoding elongation factor Tu, protein MARAKFERNKPHVNIGTIGHVDHGKTTLTAAITMTLAALGRAKAKKYDEIDQAPEEKARGITINTAHVEYETEKRHYAHVDCPGHADYVKNMITGAAQMDGAILVVSAADGPMPQTREHILLARQVGVPNIVVFLNKKDQLDDPELLELVELEVRELLSKYDFPGDDIPIVAGSALMALEKMASEPKLTRGSDDWVDCIYSLMDAVDAYIPTPERAIDKPFLMAVEDVFSITGRGTVATGRIERGKVKVGETIELVGIRGTRSTTVTGLEMFQKSLDEGLAGDNIGVLLRGIKKEDVERGMVLAKPGSITPHTQFEGEVYILSKEEGGRHTPFFAGYRPQFYVRTTDVTGTIVTFTDDEGKSAEMVMPGDRIKMTVELINPIAIEDGMRFAIREGGRTVGAGVVSKILK, encoded by the coding sequence ATGGCTCGCGCTAAGTTCGAACGGAATAAACCGCACGTCAACATCGGGACCATCGGTCACGTCGACCATGGCAAGACGACGCTGACGGCGGCCATCACCATGACGCTGGCCGCGCTCGGCCGCGCCAAGGCCAAGAAGTACGACGAAATTGACCAGGCCCCCGAAGAGAAGGCCCGCGGCATCACGATCAACACCGCCCACGTCGAGTACGAGACCGAGAAGCGCCACTACGCCCACGTGGATTGCCCCGGTCACGCCGACTACGTCAAGAACATGATCACCGGTGCTGCCCAGATGGATGGTGCCATCCTGGTGGTCTCGGCGGCGGACGGTCCGATGCCCCAGACCCGCGAGCACATCCTGCTTGCCCGTCAGGTCGGCGTGCCCAATATCGTCGTCTTCTTGAACAAAAAAGACCAGCTCGACGACCCCGAATTGCTGGAACTGGTCGAACTGGAAGTGCGCGAGCTGCTCTCCAAGTACGACTTTCCCGGCGATGATATCCCGATTGTGGCGGGTTCGGCCCTGATGGCCCTCGAGAAGATGGCCTCCGAGCCGAAGCTCACCCGCGGCAGCGACGATTGGGTCGATTGCATCTACTCGCTGATGGACGCGGTCGATGCCTACATCCCGACTCCCGAGCGGGCGATTGACAAGCCCTTCTTGATGGCGGTCGAAGACGTCTTCTCGATCACCGGCCGCGGTACCGTCGCCACCGGTCGTATCGAGCGCGGCAAGGTCAAAGTCGGCGAGACCATCGAACTGGTGGGCATCCGCGGGACCCGCTCCACCACCGTCACCGGTCTGGAGATGTTCCAGAAGTCCCTCGATGAGGGCCTGGCGGGCGACAACATCGGCGTACTGTTGCGCGGGATCAAAAAAGAGGACGTCGAGCGCGGCATGGTGCTCGCCAAGCCCGGCTCGATCACCCCGCACACCCAGTTCGAGGGCGAGGTCTACATCCTCAGCAAAGAAGAAGGCGGCCGCCACACCCCCTTCTTTGCCGGTTACCGCCCGCAGTTCTACGTGCGCACCACCGACGTGACCGGCACAATCGTCACCTTTACCGACGACGAAGGTAAATCCGCCGAGATGGTGATGCCCGGTGACCGCATCAAGATGACCGTCGAACTGATCAACCCGATCGCCATCGAGGACGGCATGCGCTTTGCCATCCGCGAGGGCGGCCGCACCGTGGGTGCGGGCGTTGTCTCCAAGATCCTGAAGTAA
- the rpsJ gene encoding 30S ribosomal protein S10, translating into MALTQQKIRIRLQAFDHGLLDQSCSKIVDTANRTNAAAVGPIPLPTRIRRYCVLRSPHVDKDSREHFETRTHRRIIDIYQPSAKTIDALMRLDLPAGVDIEVKL; encoded by the coding sequence ATGGCGCTCACCCAGCAAAAAATCCGCATTCGTCTGCAGGCGTTCGATCACGGCCTACTCGATCAATCCTGCTCAAAGATCGTCGATACAGCCAACCGCACCAACGCCGCCGCTGTGGGACCGATTCCGCTGCCCACGCGCATCCGCCGTTACTGCGTGCTCAGATCGCCGCACGTCGACAAAGATTCGCGCGAGCACTTCGAGACGCGCACCCACCGCCGGATCATCGACATTTACCAACCCTCGGCAAAGACGATCGACGCACTGATGCGCCTCGATTTGCCGGCGGGCGTCGACATCGAAGTGAAGCTTTAA
- a CDS encoding Uma2 family endonuclease, with amino-acid sequence MQYDPLVEHLPSSTELPDSDETPVDNELQDSVPTLLKIILASLWKHREDWFFGIDMAVYYAPDEPPIVPDGFLCVGVSRFKGENGRPSYVLWEEGEVIPMLVLEVVSRTYRGEYNRKLRDYAELGVQYYAIYNPNLRRKREPLEIYALNQGTYTRLAGEPVWLEGIGLGLGRARGGFNGWEREWLYWFGKDGRRFPSPEEKAERLAAYLREQGVDPDKI; translated from the coding sequence GTGCAGTACGACCCGCTTGTCGAGCATCTGCCTTCTTCTACGGAACTACCGGATTCCGATGAGACTCCCGTGGACAATGAATTACAGGATTCTGTCCCTACCCTGTTGAAGATCATCCTGGCCTCCCTGTGGAAGCACCGCGAAGACTGGTTTTTCGGCATCGACATGGCCGTCTACTACGCTCCTGACGAGCCCCCAATCGTGCCGGACGGCTTTCTGTGCGTGGGCGTATCGAGATTCAAAGGGGAGAATGGGCGACCCAGCTATGTGCTGTGGGAAGAAGGTGAGGTCATCCCGATGCTGGTTTTGGAAGTCGTCTCCAGAACCTATCGCGGTGAATACAATCGAAAGCTCAGGGACTATGCAGAACTTGGTGTCCAGTATTATGCCATCTACAATCCCAATCTTCGGCGCAAACGTGAGCCGCTTGAAATCTATGCATTGAATCAGGGCACCTACACGCGCCTTGCAGGGGAGCCTGTTTGGTTAGAGGGGATCGGGCTGGGTCTTGGTCGGGCGAGAGGAGGTTTCAACGGCTGGGAACGCGAATGGTTGTACTGGTTTGGTAAAGACGGGCGCAGGTTCCCTTCCCCCGAAGAAAAAGCGGAACGCCTAGCGGCATACCTTCGCGAGCAAGGCGTCGATCCTGACAAAATTTGA
- the argB gene encoding acetylglutamate kinase, producing MSQDAPSCFTANISPADRVQVLAEALPYIQRFAGKTIVVKYGGAAMVRENLRDLVIRDIVFLATVGIKPVVVHGGGPEINSWLERLNIPVQFVGGLRVTDKITMEVVEMVLAGKVNKSIVQMINQAGGSAVGLCGRDGSIIEARPHQSAQLQPDIGFVGDIQSVNPKLIQSLLKEGHIPVLSSVASDENGQAYNINADTAAGELAAALDAEKLILLTDTPGILLDKDHPRSLIRKLDIYQARKLIAEGVVDGGMIPKVQCCVRALAQGVRAAHIVDGRQMHALLLEVLTDQGIGSMLVASELV from the coding sequence GTGTCCCAGGACGCCCCGAGCTGTTTTACCGCCAACATCTCCCCGGCCGACCGCGTGCAGGTGCTGGCCGAGGCTCTGCCCTACATTCAGCGCTTTGCCGGCAAAACGATCGTCGTCAAGTACGGCGGTGCGGCGATGGTCAGAGAAAACCTGCGCGACCTGGTCATTCGCGACATCGTGTTTCTGGCCACCGTCGGCATCAAGCCGGTGGTCGTCCATGGCGGCGGACCTGAGATTAACAGCTGGCTGGAGCGGCTCAACATTCCGGTGCAATTTGTCGGCGGCTTGCGGGTGACCGACAAGATCACCATGGAAGTGGTGGAGATGGTCCTCGCGGGCAAGGTGAATAAATCGATCGTCCAGATGATCAACCAGGCGGGCGGCTCGGCGGTGGGTCTTTGCGGTCGCGACGGCTCGATTATCGAGGCGCGCCCCCACCAGAGCGCCCAACTGCAGCCGGACATCGGCTTTGTGGGCGATATCCAGAGCGTCAACCCCAAACTGATTCAGTCGCTGCTCAAAGAGGGACATATTCCGGTGCTTTCGAGTGTGGCGAGCGACGAGAACGGTCAAGCCTACAACATCAACGCCGACACCGCCGCCGGGGAACTCGCGGCGGCCCTCGATGCCGAGAAATTGATTCTGCTCACCGATACTCCAGGGATTTTGCTGGATAAAGACCATCCCAGGTCGCTGATTCGAAAACTGGACATCTACCAGGCCCGCAAACTGATCGCCGAAGGCGTCGTGGATGGGGGCATGATCCCCAAAGTCCAGTGCTGCGTGCGCGCCCTCGCCCAGGGGGTTCGCGCCGCCCACATCGTCGATGGTCGGCAGATGCATGCGCTCCTGCTGGAGGTCCTTACCGATCAGGGCATCGGCAGCATGCTGGTAGCCTCGGAACTTGTTTGA